The Chitinimonas arctica region CCAGCGCGACCAGATTGGCCAGGATGCCCGAGCCGCCGAACGACAGCAGCGGCAGGGTCAGGCCCTTGGTCGGCAGCAGCCCCATGTTCACACCGACATTGATGACCGACTGCACGCCTATCCAGATGCCGATGCCTTGTGCGACCAGGGCCGAGTAGTAACGCTCCAGCTTGGCCGCCTGGATGCCGATGGCGAAGGCGCGGAATACCAGCCAGGCGAACAGGGCCACCACCAGGGTGACGCCGACGAAGCCGAATTCCTCGGCGATGATGGCCATCAGGAAGTCGGTATGCGCTTCCGGCAGGTAGGACAGTTTCTCGACCGAGCCGCCCAGGCCGACGCCGGTCCATTCGCCGCGACCGAAGGCAATCAGGCTGTGGCTCAACTGATAGCCCTTGCCGTAGGGATCCTTCCAGGGGTCCATGAAGCCGACCACCCGCGCCATGCGGTAGGGCGAGATCAGGATAAAGCCGACAAAACCGATAAACAGCAGGACCACCAGGCCGGCAAACAGGCGCCAGTCGAATCCGCCCAGGAACAAGGAGCCCATCGCGATGGCGGTGATTACCGACAGGGCGCCGAAGTCGGGCTCGGACAGCAGCAGCGCGCCGGTGATCAGCATCACCACGAACATCGGCACAAAGCCTTTGACCAGGCTATGCATATAGGCCGCCTTGCGCACGGTGTAATCGGCGGCATACAGCACCACGAAGAATTTCATCGCCTCGGAGGGCTGGAAATTCACCACCACCAGGCTGAGCCAGCGCTTGGAACCATTGACCTCGCGGCCGATATGCGGAATCAGCACAAGTACCAGTAAAGCGATACCGAACAGGAACAGATAAGGCGAATACTGCTGCCAGACCCGGATAGGGACCTGGAACACCAGGAACGCGGCGGATAGGCCCACCGCCAGGAAAATCCCATGGCGTATCAGGAAGTAGGTCGAGCGGAAACCGGTGTCCTTGTCCACCTCGGCCGCCGCGATCGAGGCGGAATAAACCATGATCAGGCCGATACCCAGCAGGGTCAGCACGGTCCAGACCAGGGACTGGTCGTAACCGAGCATGACGGGCCTGCGCCGGAGCGCCTGATAGAAGCGTTTCACGCTGGCAAACCTTTTACCGCGGCGACAAAGACCTCGGCGCGGTGGGTGTAGTTACGGAACATATCCAGGCTGGCGCAGGCCGGCGACATCAGCACGGCATCGCCCGGCTGTGCTTCGGCGGCGGCCAGTTCCACCGCCTGCGGCATCGAGGCGGCATCCAGCAGCTTCACGCCGCTGCCGGCCAGGGCGGCCCGCAATAGCGGCGCATCGCGACCGATCAGAATGGCGGCGCGAACCTTGTCGCGGCAGGCAGCCGCCAGCGGGCTGAAGTCCTGTCCCTTGCCGTCGCCGCCGGCGATCAATACCACCGGCTGGCTCATGCCCTTCAGGGCCGCTTCGGTGGCGCCGACATTGGTGCCCTTGGAATCGTCGTAGTAGGTGACGCCAGCCAGTTCGGCGACCCGCTCGACCCGGTGCGGCAAGCCGTGGAAACGGCGCAGTGCCTGCAACAGCGGCAGGGTGGGCAAGCCGATGGCACGGGTCAAGGCCAAGGCGGCCAGGGCGTTGGCGGCATTGTGCAAACCGGCCACCGGCAATTCGGTTGCCAGCATCAGGGTGAAATCGCCGCACACCAGCTCATGGCCGGCGCCAAAGGCGCGCAGGCCATATTCGGTGGGCGATCGGGGCGTATCCAGGCCGAACCAGAATACCTGCCGGCCGGGCCGGGCCATGCCGCGGCAGTAGCCATCCTCGCGGTTCAGCACCATGGCACCCAAGCCTTCGAAGATGCGGGCCTTGGTCATGGCGTAGTGGCGCATGGAGTCGTAGCGGTCGAGATGATCTTCGCTGACATTCAATACCGCGGCGGCATCGGGCGCCAGGCTTTGGGTGGTCTCCAGCTGGAAACTGGACAGCTCCAGCACCCAGACGTCGGGTTGCGGCCGCACTTCGGTCTCGATTTCGGTCAAGGCGTCCAGAATGGGCAAGCCGATGTTGCCGGCCACCACGGTACTGAGGCCCGCCGCTTCGCACATGGCGCCTACCATGGAGGTCACGGTCGATTTGCCGTTCGAACCGGTAATGGCGATCACCTTGGCCGGATGCTTTTCGGCGTTGAGCGCACGGGCGAACAGTTCGATATCGCCGATCACCTCGATGCCCCGCTCCGCCACGGCGGCGATGGCCGGATCGGCCATGGGCACGCCGGGACTCAGCAGCAGGTATTCCGCGCCGGCAAAGGTCACTTCGCTGAAGGCGCCCAGCTTGACCGGCAGCTGCGGTAGGGCCGCACGCAGTTCGGCCAGTCCCGGCGGCTGTTCGCGGCTGTCGGCAACGGTGACGACGGCGCCATGGCGGGTCAGCCAGCGCGCTGCCGAAAGTCCGGTGGCCCCCAGGCCAACGACGGTGATATGTTTACCGCTCAGCTTCATGTTCTCTCGCTCATATGGTCGTCGCCGCTGTTGCGGCTCTTTTATCTATTCCGTCGCCGCCTTAGCGCAATTTCAGGGTGGCCAGCCCGGCCAGCACCAGCAGCATGGTGATGATCCAGAAGCGCACCACTACCTGGGTTTCCTTCCAGCCTTTCAACTCATAGTGATGATGCAGCGGCGCCATGCGGAATACCCGCTTGCCGGTAAGCTTGAAGCTGGCTACCTGGATCATCACGCTCAGTGCTTCCATCACGAAGACACCGCCCATGATGAACAGCACGATTTCCTGCCGAACCACCACGGCCACGGTGCCCAGCGCGGCGCCCAGCGCCAGTGCGCCGACATCGCCCATGAATACTTCGGCCGGATAGGCGTTGAACCACAGGAAACCCAGGCCCGCCCCGCCGATGGCGGCGCAGAACACCGCCAGTTCGCCGGCGCCGGGAATATGGGGCAGCAGCAGGTAGGTGGCGAATTTGGCATTGCCGGCGACATAGGCAAAGATCGCCAGCGCCGATGCGACCATCACGGTGGGCAGGATGGCCAGACCATCCAGGCCATCGGTCAGGTTGACGGCGTTGGAGGTACCGACGATCACGCAATAGGTCAGCACCATGAAGCCGGCCACGCCGAAGGGGTAGGCGATATGCTTGAAGAAAGGCACGATCAATTCGGTGTTCGCCGGCGTGGTCGCGGTACTGGTCAGGAACAGGCCCGCACCGATGGCGATCAGCGATTGCCAGAACAGTTTCTGGCGCGCCGACAGACCCTTGGGGTTCTTCAGCGCCACCTTCTTGTAGTCGTCGATAAAGCCGATGATGCCGGTGCCCAGGGTGACGCACAGGGTCAGCCAGACATACTTGTTGCGCAGGTCGGCCCACAATAGCGTGGTGAGGCCGATGGACAGCAGGATCAGCGTGCCGCCCATGGTGGGCGTGCCGGCTTTGACCAGATGGGTTTGCGGGCCGTCATTGCGTACCGACTGGCCCACCTTCAAGTCGGTCAGTTTGCGGATCACCCACGGTCCCAGCATAAAGCTGATGAACAGCGCCGTCATGGTCGCCAGTACGGCGCGCAGGGTGATGTAGTTGAAGACGTTGAAGGCCCGGATATTTTCGCCGAGCAGGTTGGCGAGCCAAAGCAACATAAATCAGGCCTCTGCCTTTCCGGCCGAAGCAAGCGCTTCGACAATTTGTTCCATGCGCATAAAGCGCGATCCCTTGACCAGCGCGACGGCATCCTTGCCCAGTTGCGGCGCCAGTGCGGCCACCAGGGCGGCATGGCTGTCGAACCACCGGCCGCCCGGGCCGAACGCGGCCACGGCGTGGCGCATGCCCTCGCCGGTGGCGTACAACGACTCCAAGCCCTTGCCGCGGGCGTATTCGCCCAGTTCGGCATGGCGGGCCGGGATATCGTCGGTCTCGCCGATATCGCCCAGCACCAGGAAGCGCGGCGCCGGCAGGGCCGCCAGCACATCCATGGCGGCGTGCATGGAATCGGGATTGGCGTTGTAGCTATCGTCGATCAGCAAGGCGCCGTTGGCGGCGCGCTTTTGTTGCAGGCGTCCCTTGGCGCCGACATAGCCGGCGAGGCCGGCGGCGATCTCGACCGCCGTCAGGCCCAAGGCATGGCAAGCCGCTGCAGCGGCCAAGGCATTGGCGATATTGTGGCGGCCGGGCGCGGGCAGCCGCACCTCGGCTTCGCCGCCTGGCGTCACCAGCGTGAAACGGCTGTCCAGCCCCGCCAGGCGCACGTCGCGCGCCTGGATATCGCCTTGCGCCAAACCGAATCCCAGCAGCGTACGGCTGGCATTCAAGCCGCGCCAATAGTCGGCGTAGTCGTCATCCAGATTGATCAGCGCAGCGCCGCCTTCGGCCAGGCCGTCGAATATCTCCCCCTTGGCCTCGGCGATGCCGGCGGCCGAGCCGAGAAATTCGATGTGGGCGCTGCCGGCGTTGGTGATCAGGGCCAGCTGCGGCGCCGCCAGACCGGTCAGGTAGGCGATCTCGCCGAAATGGTTCATGCCCATTTCGATGACGGCATACCGGTGCCGCGCGCGCAGGCGCAACAACATCAGCGGTAGGCCGATGTGATTGTTCAGATTGCCGGCGGTGGCCAGCACGGCCTCGTCGCCGGCATGCCGGCGCAGTACGGTCGCAATCATCTCCTTGACCGTGGTCTTGCCGCTGGAGCCGGTGATGGCCAGCAGGGGCAGGCTGAACAGGCCGCGCCAATGCGCTGCCAGCCGGCCCAGCGCCGCCAGCGTGTCATCGACCTCCAGCAGGGGCGCATCGGGGCCCAGCGCGGCCAGCGCCGGATGGCCGGCCTCGACCAGGGCGGCGACGGCGCCGCCGGCCAGGACGGCGGCGATGAAATCATGACCGTCGAAATTGTCGCCCTTCAGTGCCACGAACAAATCGCCGGGGCGGATATCGCGGCTATCGGTACTCACCCGTTCATACGCCAGCCCGCCATCCCCGCGCAGGGTGGCGTTCAATACGGTCGCGCTGGTGGCCAGCGTCAGCATCGGATCTTTCACTTGCTCAACTTCCAGGCCGCCAAGGCGGCCGTTGCCTGTTGTTCATCGCTGAACGGCATCTTCACGCCGTTCGCGTCCTGATATTCTTCGTGGCCCTTGCCGGCGATCAAAACCACGTCGCCGATCTCGGCCAGCTCGACGGCCAGCGCGATGGCGGCGGCACGATCGCTCTGCACGCTGTAGTCGCCCAAATGCTGGTGTTCGGCGTCGGCCCCGTCCACGCCGTCAAGGATGTCGCTGATAATGCGGCGCGGTTCCTCGGTGCGTGGGTTGTCATTGGTGATGATGACGGTGTTGGCCAACATGCAGGCGACGCGGCCCATCAAGGGACGCTTGCCGCGATCACGGTCGCCGCCGCAACCGAACACGCAAAACAGCCGGCGCCGGGCCGGCATGGCCTCGCGCAGGGTGCTGAGCGCCTTTTCCAGCGCATCGGGCGTATGGGCGTAATCGACCACCACCAGCGGCTTGTCGCCACCGCCCAGCCTTTGCATACGGCCTTTGGCCGATTCGATGCGACCGAGCACCGCGACCGCATCGTTCATCGGCACATCGAGGCGCAACAACACCCCCAGGCAGGCCAGCAGATTGCTGGCGTTGAAACGCCCCAGCAGGGGGCTATTCAACTCGGCATCGCCCCAAGGCGAGTTGATCCGCATGCGGATGCCGGCCAGGCTGGTCTGTATTTCCACCGCGCGCAGCTCGCCCGCTTCCAGGCCGTAACCCAGTGCCAGGCCAGCCGGCAGGGTCCGCAACAATTCGGCGCCAAAGGCGTCGTCGGCATTGATGACGGCCGCGCGCAAACCCTCCCAGTCGAACAGCTTTTGCTTGGCCTCGGCGTAAGCCGCCATGCTGCCGTGGTAATCGAGGTGGTCGCGGCTTAGATTGGTAAACACCGCCACATCGAAGGCCACCCCATGGGCACGGCCTTGATCCAGCGCATGCGAGGACACTTCCATGCACAGATGGCTGGCGCCGGCCGCCTTGAATTCGGCGATCAGTGCTTGCAGCTGCGCCGCCTCGGGCGTGGTATGGCTGGCATCGCCCAACTGGCCGAGCAGGCCGTAGCCCAGGGTGCCTATCAGCGCCGGCTTGCCGCCAAGCAAGATAAAGGCTTGCGCCAGCCAATGGGCGCAACTGGTCTTGCCATTGGTGCCGGTCACCGCCACGCATGCCATCGCACGGCTGGGGTCGCCCAACAGATGGCTGGCGATCAGGCCTGTCTGGGCGCGCAACTGCGGGATAGCCAGATTGGGGAAGCCCGGATCTTCCACCCAGGCGTAGTCTTCCGCCTCCCACAGCACGGCGCCGGCGCCTGCGGCGATGGCGGCAGCGATATGCCGGCGGCCGTCGCTGGTGTCGCCACGATAGGCAAGGAAGATATCGCCGGGCTGGATCCGCCGGCTATCGGCGACCAGCCGGCGGCCGGCGGCGATCGCATCGATCGCGTTCCAATCCAGCAACGGCAGTTCCCAGGCGCTAGGCTTCACATCTCCTCCTTGACCGGATCATCGGTGGTATCCAGCAGCGGCAGATTCAGCGGCGCATCCGGCGGTACGCCGATAAAGCGCAAGCTACCCGCTACCACGGCACTGAATACCGGTGCGGCTACATCGCCGCCGTAATATTTGCCCATCGTCGGCTCGTCGATCATCACCGCCACGATCACCCGCGGATCGGAAATTGGCGCGATGCCGACAAAGGAACCGACATATTTCTTGCCTTCATAGCTGCCGCCCTCCAGCTTGTGGGCGGTACCGGTCTTGCCGCCGACCCGATAGCCGACCACGCGCGACTTCGAAGCGGTACCACCAGGCTGGGTAACCATTTCCAGCATCTTGCGCACGGCCCGTGCTGTTTCGGGCTTGATCACGGCATCCCCGGGCAAGGGCGCCACCAGCTTCTGGAAGCTGATCGGGCGGATTTCGCCATCGGTGGCGAAGATCTGGTAAGCCCGCGCAATCTGCAGCAGGCTGACCGAAATCCCGTGGCCATAGGCCATGGTGGCCTGGTCGATCGGCACCCAGTTCTTCCACGGCCGCAAGCGACCGCCCGATTCACCGGGGAAACCACTGTGCGGCAGCTGCCCGAACCCCAACTTGTCGTAGAAGGTCCATAAATGCTGGCGGCCCATGGCCAGCTGCAGCTTGGCGACGCCGACATTGCTGGACTTCTGCACAATCTGCTCCACCGTGATCGCGCCGTGTGCATGGGTGTCATGCACGACATTCGGGCCGATCGCCATCGTGCCGCCACCGGTCTGCACGATGGTCTGCGGCGTCACATCGCCGGTTTCCAGCGCGGCCGCCACGGTCATCGGCTTCATGGTCGAGCCCGGTTCATAACTATCGGTCAGGGCCCGGTTGCGCCGCGTGGCCGGATCAAGCTTTTCCCGATTGTTCGGGTTGAAACTGGGTACATTCGCCAGCGCCAGCACTTCGCCGGTACGGGCATCCAGTACCACGATGCCGCCGCCCTTGGCCTTGTTGTCCTCGACCGACTTCTTCAACTCGCGGAAGGCCAGGTACTGGATCTTGCTGTCTATCGACAGCGTCAGCGTCTGGCCGTCGCGCGGCTTTTCGATACTGGTCACGTCCTCGACGATAAAACCGCGGCGATCCTTGATCACCTGCCGGCTACCGGGTTTGCCCGCCAGCATGGACTCGCGCGTCAGCTCGAATCCTTCCTGGCCTTTGTTGTCTATACCGGTGAAACCGATCACATGGGCCAGTACTTCACCGGCCGGGTAATAGCGCCGGTATTCGACCTGCTTGGAAATGCCGGGAATACCCAAGCCCAGCACCCGCGCCGCCGCATCCGGACTCATCTGCCGCCGCAGGTAGACAAAGTCGCGCTGCTTGTCCGCCAGGCGGCGCACCACATCGCCGGGCGGCAGGCCCAGGGCACGGCTCAACTTGGCCAGCTGGTCGGCGCTCAGCCTGGGCACGTCGGACGGACTGGCCCAGATCGACTGCACCGGCGTGGAAATGGCCAAAGGCTCGCCATTCCGATCGGTAATCATGCCGCGATTGGCTTCCAGTACCAGCCGCCTGCTGTAGCGCGCCTCACCCTGCTCGCGCAGGAAGTCTTCCTTGAAGCTCATCAAATAGCCGGCCCGGCCGATCAGCACCAGGAACAGCGCCACCAATCCGCCCAGCACCAGCCAGGCACGCCACATCTGCAGCTTGAGGGCGGGGCTCTTGTTGGCTTGATAAACCATGGCCACTCACTGACCAGGGGCGACGACGGGCGCCACCTGGGTATGCGCCGCATCGGAGACATGCATGCCCAGCCGGGTCATCGCTTCCTTTTCGATGCGCGAATGCATCGCCCAGGTGCTCTGCTCCAACTGCAACTGTCCCCACTCGACATCCAGCCGATGGGCTTCGGTTTGCGCCTTCTGCAATTCCATATAGGCTCGCCGCGCCTTGTGCTGAGAGGTAACGACCCCCAGCGCGCAAACGACCAGGACAAAGAGCAACAACAGATTCAAGCGTGTCACCCCGGCGCCTATCTCAGGGCTGCGCCGGTGCGCTCCGCGACGCGCAGGATGGCACTACGGGCGCGCGGGTTTTCACCGACTTCGGTTTGCGAGGCGCGGATCGGCTTGCCGATCAGCTTCAAGGGCGCTTCCGCGATATCGGCCGCCCGCACCGGCAGGCGCGAAGGCAGGCGATCGGCGGTGGCGGCATCCACGGTAAAGCGTTTGACGATGCGGTCCTCCAGCGAATGGAAGGCGATCACGGCCAGCCGTCCACCCGTGCCGAGGCGCCGGAACGCCTGTGGCAGCGTCAGCGACAGTTCTTCAAGCTCACGATTGATGTAAATCCGTATAGCCTGGAAGGTGCGCGTCGCCGGATCCTGGCCCGGTTCGCGGGTGCGGACGGTCTTTGCCACGATCTGGGTAAGTTGTCCTGTTGTAAGGATCGGGTTCTCCCCCCGAGCCGTAACAAGCGCGCTTGCAATCTGTTTAGCAAACCGTTCTTCGCCATAATCCCTTATCACCTCTGCGATTTCGGCTTGTTCCGCCGACGCCAACCATTCCGCGGCCGTCTGGCCGCGGGTCGTATCCATGCGCATGTCCAGCGGCGCATCAAAGCGGAAGCTGAAGCCACGCGCCCCATCGTCGATCTGGGGAGAAGAAATACCGAGATCCATCAACACGCCATTCACCGCGCCGATACCCAGCGCATCCAGGCCGGCATCGAAGGCCGCGTAGGGCTCGTGCACGATATGGAAACGCGGGTCGGTGATGGTGCGGGCGTCGGCCACCGCCTGCGGATCCTTGTCGAAGGCCACCAGCCGGCCTTGCGGACCGAGCCGGCTGAGAATCAGCCGCGAGTGGCCGCCACGGCCATAGGTGCAATCGACGTAGATGCCGTCCGGCACGATGGCCAGGCCGTCCACCGCCTCGGTCAGCAACACCGTGCGGTGTGTGAAAACGGCCGCGCTCACAGCACGAAACCATCGAGTTGAGCGGCGATATCGGCCGGCGACATCGCCAGCGCGGCCGCGGTCTGCGCATGCCAGCGGCCTTCGTCCCAGAGCTCGAACTTGCTGCCCAGGCCGACCAGCGCCACCGATTTATCCAGCTGGGCAAAGCTGCGCAGCGTGGTGGAAAGCAGGATGCGGCCGGCCGAATCGATATCGACCTCCTCGGCATGGCCGAGGATCAGGCGTTGCAGGGCACGGGCCTGGGGATTGAAGGCGGGGAGATTATTGAGTTTGTCGCGCACGGGTTCCCAGGCGGGCTGAGGGTAGATCAGCAGGCATTGGCTGGGATCGACCGTGACGGTCAGTCGCCCGCCGCATCCGTCGAGCAAGGCATCGCGATGCTTGGCCGGAATAGCCAGGCGCCCTTTGCTGTCGAGGTTGAGGAGTGCTACGCCGCCGAACATGTTTACCGCCGTATTACCGCTGTGGGGAGCGAAAGCCGCGAGCAGCTTTCTAGGACTTCATTTCTGGGCGGGTGAAACACTTTTCACCACTTTTACCCACTGCACCCCACTATAGGGCAACAATTCCACGCGGGTCAAGCATGCAAAGCGGGAATTTTTGTATTTGCTACAATCACTTAGAGCTAATTTGCCCCCCCGGATTTACCCTTATACGAATGCGATAGTCCTTTGCAAATAAGGGTTTATATGAAAACCTGAATGCAGTGGATTAACTTCGACCCGGAAACCTCTATGCCCATTCGCCCCAATCACCTGTTTATTGGCCTGTTTTTATTGCTTGCCGGCTGCTCCCAGTTACAACAAACCGGCCAGGCCATTTCGGACAGCAACGGGGTGTTGCAGGACGGCGAGACGCGCTATTTGGGCAAGAAAAAGTACCAATTGCGCGTCGCCGGCTCGTCCATGCTGTTCTATGGCCAGGCCGAGCAATTCTTTCTGCGCCGGGCCGAAAGCCTCAGCCAGAAAATGGGTTGCCGAGGCTGGAAACTGCTGGAATACAAATCGGGCACGGAAAATACCCTGATCGGCGCCCGCCAATACGCCGACGGCGTCATCCAGTGCCTGTAGAGAGGCGCTGATATGCTGTCCCGTCTTGGACGAGTGGCCCTGCTGATCGCGCTGGGCCTGCTGCTGTGGAACTTCTTCCTCAAGCCGCAGACCCGCCAGCGCTTTCGCGGGCATATGGAAATCCTGGCCTATGCCCTGCTGGCCAGTTCGGTACTCATGCTGATCTGGCATTGGTGGGGAATGGTCTCTCAACGCGCTGAATAAGCCTCAAGCTTATGCTCACCGCCCGGCAAAGCCGGGCGCTAACCGGCAGTGGCAAATCAACCGCTCCTCGCTGTTTTAATCCAACTCCCCCCGCCCTCGCCGCCGCGAGGGAGCCTCGTCCTCGCAAGGAGGAGGCCGTGGTTGTAAGCGCTAAAGCGCTAACAACCACGCACCCTACGCTCGTTAGCGCGCTACTTGATCCGCTCTTAAGCACTGGAAGGGGTGTAAGGTCGTGGCGGTAGATACGACCAACTGGCATCGCTACATCAGCCCGCAGGAGCCGTCCCCATGCCCGCCTATCGTCCCGCCGCCATCGCCCCCAGCGAAATCACGCCGGAAAGCATCTATCTCAATCGCCGCGAATGGCTGCAAGGCAGTGCCGGCCTGGCGCTGGCGAGCCTGCTGCCGTCCGCCGAGGCGGCGGCGCCAGCTGCCTTGCCGACCTTTTACAAAAGCCGCTACAGCACCAGCGAGGCGAAGAACAGCTTTGAAGAGGTCACCCACTACAATAATTTCTATGAATTCGGCACCGACAAAAGCGACCCGGCCGAGCACGCCGGCAGCCTGAGAACCCGGCCCTGGACCGTGGAAACCAGCGGGGAGATCGGCAAGCCTCGCCGTTACGATCTGGATGAGCTGATCAAGCTGGCGGCGCTGGAAGAGCGCATCTACCGCCTGCGCTGCGTGGAGGGCTGGTCCATGGTCATTCCCTGGATAGGCCTGCCGCTATCCGCGCTGCTCAAGCAGCTGCAGCCCAACTCGCGCGGCAAGTATGTCGAATTCACCAGCCTGCTGGCGCCCGACCAGATGCCGGGGCAAAAGAGCCGGACGCTGGACTGGCCCTATATCGAAGGCCTACGCCTGGACGAGGCGATGCATCCGCTGACCATCCTGGCCGTCGGCCTGTATGGCCGGCCGCTACCGAACCAGAACGGGGCACCCATCCGCCTGGTGGTGCCGTGGAAATATGGCTTCAAGAGCATCAAGTCCATCGTCAGGATCCGCCTGGTGGAACAACAGCCGGTGAGCAGCTGGACACGCAGCATTCCCACGGAATACGGCTTCTATTCCAACGTCAATCCAGAGGTGGACCACCCGCGCTGGAGCCAGGCCAGCGAGCGCCGCATCGGTGAATTCCTCAAGCGTAAGACCTTGATGTTCAATGGCTATGCTGATGAGGTCGCTTCCTTATACAAAGGCATGGATTTACGGCGGAATTTTTAGCCTGGCATTATCTTTTTCTATTAAAAATAATAGGTCGATAGAAAATGATGACTGTAAACGTGAATAATTACGGAACTTCTCCGCAAACCAGCAATCCTTACACTTGATTGAGCCTTACGCATCGCAGCGGTAGCCGGGCGCCGCCGACCGACATCGACTTCTAGCGCCCGGATTTTTTTATGCCTCTGTACGCTTTTTGAGGCTCAAAAACGTAGCCATCAGGTTTGGCTGCTCGCAAGCTCACTTTGGTCTTCGCAGAACAAAAAAGGACGCGGCATTGGCCACGTCCTTTTTTCTTTGAGCAGTGCGAAGTCGGCCTGTAAGCCGGGTCCTGTGACACGGCGGTTACCCGCCGCCGACAGTCATTCCTCTAGGACGTACATTACTGCACGCCTCAAGCAACCTACCCGCAAGCTCAGGGGGCCCCGTCAACGCTTGCCTATTTGGTCTTGCTTCGGATGGGGTTTAGCCTGCCTCGAACTGTCGCCAGTCGAGCGGTGCGCTCTTACCGGACCGGCCTTGCGACCGGCCACCGCTCTCGCGGCCACCTTTTCACCCTTGCCTGATCCGAATCGATACCCTTGCGGCTATCGGTCCGGCCATCGGCGGTTCAGCTCTCTGTTCCACTTTCCGTCGCCTCACGGCGCCTGGCCGTTAGCCAGCATCCTGCCCTATGAAGCCCGGACTTTCCTCCCCCCGCCCGAAGGCGAGCGGCGACTGTCCGGCCGACTTCGCCCAGCTAGTCTACCACCGCCGTCAAGCCCCCCGCGATTTCTCGCGAAAAGGCGCCAAGCGCATCAATCCTGCAACCGCCACGCAACCGTTTCGCCAGCCCGCAGCGGTACCAGGGTGTCGTCCGCCAGATAGGGCAGCTCGTTCGCCACCGGCGTGCTTTCCTTCACCAGCGTGATGGTGTCGTCATTGGCCGGCAGGCCGTAGAACAGCGGGCCGAAACGGCTGGCAAAACCTTCCAGCTTGTCCAGGGCACCGGCCGCCTCGAAGGCTTCGGCATACAGTTCGATGCCATTGTTGGCGGTATACATCCCGGCGCAACCGCAAGCAGCCTCCTTGGTGCGCTTGCCGTGCGGCGCACTGTCGGTACCGAGGAAGAACTTCGGACTGCCGCTGGTGGCCACTTCCAGCAAAGCCTCGCGGTGCGACTCGCGCTTGAGTACCGGCAAACAGTAGTGGTGCGGCCGGATACCGCCCTGGAACAGCGCATTGCGATTCATCAGCAGATGGTGCGCGGTTATGGTGGCGGCGACATTGGCCGGCGCGCTCCAGACGAAATTCGCCGCCTGGCGGGTGGTGATATGTTCGAACACCACTTTCAGCGTCGGCAGCTTCTCCAGCAAGGGCTTCATCACCTGCTCGATAAATACCGCTTCCCGGTCGAATACATCGACCGCCGGGTCGGTCACCTCGCCATGCACAAGTAAGGGCACGCCCAGTTCGGCCATGGCCGCCAGTGTAGGCATGGCCTTGGCGATATCGGTCAAGCCCTGGTCCGAATTGGTGGTGGCGCCAGCCGGGTAGAGCTTGATGGCTTTGACGAAACCGCTCTCCGCCACCCGGGCGATTTCATCGGGCGGGGTGACATCGGTCAGGTATAGCGTCATCAACGGCTCGAAGCGCATGCCGGCGGGAAGGGCGGCCAGGATACGGTCGCGGTAGGCGGCGGCATCGGCCACCGTGCGCACGGGCGGCTTCAGATTGGGCATCACGATGGCACGGCCGAAACGGCGGGCGGTATC contains the following coding sequences:
- a CDS encoding UDP-N-acetylmuramoyl-L-alanyl-D-glutamate--2,6-diaminopimelate ligase, which produces MKPSAWELPLLDWNAIDAIAAGRRLVADSRRIQPGDIFLAYRGDTSDGRRHIAAAIAAGAGAVLWEAEDYAWVEDPGFPNLAIPQLRAQTGLIASHLLGDPSRAMACVAVTGTNGKTSCAHWLAQAFILLGGKPALIGTLGYGLLGQLGDASHTTPEAAQLQALIAEFKAAGASHLCMEVSSHALDQGRAHGVAFDVAVFTNLSRDHLDYHGSMAAYAEAKQKLFDWEGLRAAVINADDAFGAELLRTLPAGLALGYGLEAGELRAVEIQTSLAGIRMRINSPWGDAELNSPLLGRFNASNLLACLGVLLRLDVPMNDAVAVLGRIESAKGRMQRLGGGDKPLVVVDYAHTPDALEKALSTLREAMPARRRLFCVFGCGGDRDRGKRPLMGRVACMLANTVIITNDNPRTEEPRRIISDILDGVDGADAEHQHLGDYSVQSDRAAAIALAVELAEIGDVVLIAGKGHEEYQDANGVKMPFSDEQQATAALAAWKLSK
- a CDS encoding peptidoglycan D,D-transpeptidase FtsI family protein, producing the protein MVYQANKSPALKLQMWRAWLVLGGLVALFLVLIGRAGYLMSFKEDFLREQGEARYSRRLVLEANRGMITDRNGEPLAISTPVQSIWASPSDVPRLSADQLAKLSRALGLPPGDVVRRLADKQRDFVYLRRQMSPDAAARVLGLGIPGISKQVEYRRYYPAGEVLAHVIGFTGIDNKGQEGFELTRESMLAGKPGSRQVIKDRRGFIVEDVTSIEKPRDGQTLTLSIDSKIQYLAFRELKKSVEDNKAKGGGIVVLDARTGEVLALANVPSFNPNNREKLDPATRRNRALTDSYEPGSTMKPMTVAAALETGDVTPQTIVQTGGGTMAIGPNVVHDTHAHGAITVEQIVQKSSNVGVAKLQLAMGRQHLWTFYDKLGFGQLPHSGFPGESGGRLRPWKNWVPIDQATMAYGHGISVSLLQIARAYQIFATDGEIRPISFQKLVAPLPGDAVIKPETARAVRKMLEMVTQPGGTASKSRVVGYRVGGKTGTAHKLEGGSYEGKKYVGSFVGIAPISDPRVIVAVMIDEPTMGKYYGGDVAAPVFSAVVAGSLRFIGVPPDAPLNLPLLDTTDDPVKEEM
- the ftsL gene encoding cell division protein FtsL gives rise to the protein MTRLNLLLLFVLVVCALGVVTSQHKARRAYMELQKAQTEAHRLDVEWGQLQLEQSTWAMHSRIEKEAMTRLGMHVSDAAHTQVAPVVAPGQ
- the rsmH gene encoding 16S rRNA (cytosine(1402)-N(4))-methyltransferase RsmH, producing MSAAVFTHRTVLLTEAVDGLAIVPDGIYVDCTYGRGGHSRLILSRLGPQGRLVAFDKDPQAVADARTITDPRFHIVHEPYAAFDAGLDALGIGAVNGVLMDLGISSPQIDDGARGFSFRFDAPLDMRMDTTRGQTAAEWLASAEQAEIAEVIRDYGEERFAKQIASALVTARGENPILTTGQLTQIVAKTVRTREPGQDPATRTFQAIRIYINRELEELSLTLPQAFRRLGTGGRLAVIAFHSLEDRIVKRFTVDAATADRLPSRLPVRAADIAEAPLKLIGKPIRASQTEVGENPRARSAILRVAERTGAALR
- the mraZ gene encoding division/cell wall cluster transcriptional repressor MraZ, whose amino-acid sequence is MFGGVALLNLDSKGRLAIPAKHRDALLDGCGGRLTVTVDPSQCLLIYPQPAWEPVRDKLNNLPAFNPQARALQRLILGHAEEVDIDSAGRILLSTTLRSFAQLDKSVALVGLGSKFELWDEGRWHAQTAAALAMSPADIAAQLDGFVL
- a CDS encoding protein MIGRI — protein: MLSRLGRVALLIALGLLLWNFFLKPQTRQRFRGHMEILAYALLASSVLMLIWHWWGMVSQRAE